The Lysobacter oculi genomic sequence AGCGCGTTCGCCGGCGTGGGCCACGCCGAGCGCATGCCCGATTTCTGGGAGATGTTCACCTCGGCGCAGGGCCCGATGGGCAGCCTCAACGCGTTCTCGGCCATCGCGCCGGAAAAGACCACCCAGCTCGATGCCGGCCTGCAGTGGCGCGGCAAGCGCACGCGCGCATGGACCACGGTGTACGCCGGGCGCGTCCACGACTACATCCTCTACACCTATGCCAGCGGCATGGGCGGGATGGGCACGCTGCGCGAGCAGAACATCGACGCCGACATCCGTGGTGGCGAACTGGGCGCGGGCTTCACCGCCAGCCCGCGCTGGACGCTGGGCGCGACGCTCAGCCAGGCCTGGGGCAGCAACCGCACGCAGCACCGCTGGCTGCCGCAGATGACCCCCGCCGAAGCGCGCCTGACCGCCGACTGGAAGGGTGAGCGCGCCAGCTTCGGCGTGCTGATGCGCGGGGTGGAGCGGCAGGCGCGGGTCGCGCCGGGCCAGGGCAACGTGGTCGGCCGTGACCTGGGCGAAAGCGCCGGCTTCGGCACGCTGTCGGTCAACGGCGGCTGGCGGCTGGGCGAGCGGATGACGCTGGCCGCCGGCATCGACAACCTGTTCGACCGCGACTACGCCGAGCACCTCAACCTGGGCGGCAGCGCGGACTTCGGCTATCCGGCCGATCCGGTGCGCATCCACGAGCCGGGCCGCAACCTGTGGGCCAAGCTGAGCATGACCTTCTGACCTGCGTAGCTTGATGGATGAAGGGGGATGCCGCCCCGGCGGCGGCATCCTGCCCGCGCTGACCTCGGTCAAGGCGGCCCTGCCGGGCTTGGCCGATGCTGCATCGATGGACACGTCCCCGACTCCGCCGCTCTCGCCCAGCCTGCTGGCGCGCGCGCCCCATCGCCTGCTGTTCTTCGTCGGCGCGGTCAACGTGCTGCTGGCCATGTTGTGGTGGGCCTGCTGGCTGATCGATGCGCGCTGGAACCTGGGCCACCTGCCGGCGTCCAGCATCGCGCCGGGCTGGGTGCATGCCATCGTCATGCAGTACCAGCTGCTGCCGCCTTTCATGTTCGGCTTCCTGCTGACCACCTTTCCCAAGTGGACCGGCCAGCCGGACCTCAAGCGCTGGCATTACCTGCCGGTCGGCATCGGCCTGCTCGGCGGGCAGGTGGCGGTGATCGCCGGGATGCTGCTGGGGCTGGATGCCTGGGTGCAGATGGGCCTGTTCATGGCGACCGCCGGCTGGGGCTACGGCATCGTGCAACTGCTGCGCGTGCTGCTGGCCGAACGCCGCGCCGGCAAGGGCCCGACCTGGCATGCATGGTCGTGCTTCGCGGCGCTGGCGCTGGGCTTCATCGGCCTGCTCTGCGTGCTCGCCTTCCTGCACAGCGGCAACGCGCTGTGGATGTTCGCGGCGATCAAGATCGGCACCTTCGGCCTGCTGCTGCCGGTGTACTTCACGGTCGCGCATCGCATGTTCCCGTTCTTTGCCGGCAACGTGGTCGCGGGCTACAGGCCGTGGCGCCCGTTCTGGGTGCTGGGCGCGATGTGGCCGCTGCTGCTCGCGCACCTGGTGCTGGAACTCTTCCACGCCTATCCGCTGCTGTGGCTGGTGGACATGCCGCTGCTCGCGCTGACCGGGTTCGTGCTCTACCGCTGGTGGCCGCGGGGCAACGCGCCGGGCCTGCTGTGGGTGCTGTTCATCGGCTTCGCGTGGCTGCCGCTGGCGTTCACGCTGTATTCGATGCAGAGCCTGCTGTACGCCGCGACCGGCGAGTTCATGTTCGGCCGCGGACCGGCGCATGCGCTGTTCATCGGCTTCTTCGGCTCGCTGCTGGTGGCGATGGTGACGCGGGTGACCCAGGGCCATTCCGGCCGACCGCTGGCGATGCCGAAGTCCGGCTGGTTCGCCTTCGCCGTGCTGCAGCTGGTCGCGGTGCTGCGCGTGCTCTCCGAAATGCTGCCCGACCCCGGCTTCTGGCACGCGGTCGCGGCGGTCGGCTGGCTGCTCGCGTTCCTGCCGTGGGTGCTGCGTTCGGCCGGCATCTACCTGCGCCCGCGCATCGACGGCCGCCCCGGCTGACCACGCCCGTTCGACAATGATCAGGCCGGACATGCCGGCCCCTGGAAGACTGTCCCCATGATCGAGTTCTACCCGCAGATCAAGATGCTCCACATCGCCCTGGTGCTGCTGTCCGGTGCGCTGTTCGCGCTGCGTGGCGGCGCCGCGCTGCTCGGCATGCGCTGGCCGCGCCACGTCGCCGTGCGCTACACCAGCTACACCATCGACACCTTCCTGCTGACCTCGGCGGCGATGCTCGCCACCATCCTGCCACGCGCGCTGTTCGCCAACGGCTGGCTCACGGTCAAGCTGCTGCTGGTCGTCGCCTACATCGTGCTGGGGGTGATGGCGATGCGGGCTTCGTTGTCGCGCGGCGCCCGCGTGGCGTTCTACATCGCCGCGCTCGCCGTGTTCGCCTTCATCCTCGGCATCGCGCGCCTGCACAGCCCGTGGGGCTGGCTCGCCCCCTACCTGGCTTGATCCCATGACCGGACTGCGCACCGCGGGGGGGATGCTCGATGCCTGCTTCCTCGGCCCCTACGGCGAGAACGACGCCCTGCTGGAAAAACTCGTCGTCGAGTTCCTGCGCGACCACGTTTACTGGCGCCGCAACTTCCACCCCGAAGACCCGCCGGCGATCCCCACCGACGCCGCCTTCGATCCCGGCTACCGCGCCTTCGAAGCCCGCCTGCGCCGCGAGCTGCACGCGCTCTCCGCGCAGCTCAAGAAATCGGTGCCGTTCCACAGCCCGCGCTACATCGGCCACATGGCCAGCGACCTGCTGCTGCCGGGCATCGCCGCGCAGATCCTCACCCTGCCCTACAACCCCAACAACGTCAGCGAGGACGCCGCGCCGGTCACCGTGGACATGGAGGTCGAAGTGGGCCTGCAATTGGCGCGGATGGTGGGCTATCCGCACGATCCCGATGTCGATGTCTGCGCGTTCGGCCACCTCACCTCCGGCGGCACGCTCGCCAACTACCAGGCATTGCGCATGGCGCTGGCGTTGAAGGCGTTTCCGGTCGCCCTGCGCGCCGCCGGCGTGCCGGAGATCGGCGTGCCCGACGACGATTGGGCGGCGTTCAACCTCGGGTCTGCTGCCGGTACCGAACTCGTCGCCAAGTGGAAGAAATGGCTGGCCGCCTTGCCGCCGCGCGAACACCGCGCGTGGAAGGCCAAGGTCGAAGCCGAACGCATCGAGCGCCGCGGCCTGGTCGATTTCTTCGCCACCCACGCACAACTCAAATCGCCGTGGGTGCTGGCGCCGATCACCGCGCATTACTCGTGGTCGAAGGGCATGAAGCTGCTCGGCCTGGGCCGTGCGCAACTCAAGCTGATGCCCGAGCGCGACATGCGCCTCGACATCGACGCCCTGCGCGACACCCTGGCCACCTGCGCGCGTGACCACCAGCCGGTGCTGATGGCCGTGGGCGTGTTCGGAACCACCGAATACGGCACGGTCGATCCGATCGACGGCCTGGTCGATGCACGCGATGCCGCGCTCGCCGACGGCCTGGGTTTCAGCGTGCATGTCGATGCGGCCTGGGGCGGCTACCTCGCCACCGTGTTCCGCAACGAAGACGGCAGCCTGCGCACGCGCGACGAAGTGGCCGCCGGCTTCAGCCACTTCCCGCGCCCGGAAGTGCATGCGGCGGTCGCCGCGCTCGGCCGCACCGATTCCATCACCATCGACCCGCACAAGCTCGGCTACCTGCCCTACGGCGCCGGCGCGTTCCTGTGCCGCGACCACCGCGCCATGCCGCTGCTCGCCGAATCCGCCGACTACGTCTTCCACGACCACGCGCTGCGCGGCTACCGCGCGCGCTACCGCAACCTCGGCCAGTTCATTCCCGAAGGCTCCAAGCCCGGCGCGAACGTCGCCGCGGTCTACGTCACCCACAAGGTGCTGCCGCTCGACCACGGCAACTTCGGGCAGCTGCCGGCGCAGACCGTGCAGTCGGCGGAAGCCTTCCACGCCGCCGCGCTGGCCTTCGCCGAACGCGTGCGCGAACGCGCCACCGTCATCGTGCCGTTCCCGCCCGACAGCAACCTGGTCTGCGTGGCGTTCAACCCGGCCGGCAACCGCGACATCGCCGGCGCCAACGCCTTCGCGCGCCGCCTGCACGACGAACTGCGGGTGGACCCGGGCACGCCGCTGCAGGACCGCAGCTTCTTCGGTTCGGTGACGATGCTGCGCCCGGAAGCGCTCGGCGAGGCCGGCATGCGCCGCATCCTCGACGCGCTCGGGCTGGAGGACGGCCCCGACGAGGACGGCGAACACCACCTGGTCATCCTCCGCCACACGCTGATGAACCCGTGGCTGATCGACCACCACAACGGCATCAGCTACATCGACCTGTACTTCCGCCACCTCGAACAACGCATCGCGGCGCTGCTGCCCGCGCGATGACGCGATAATGGCCGGCGATCACGCCACGGAGCCACGCCGGCCATGAACGCCACCGACGAACGCAGCTGGGTCGCCTCGGCCATCGCCGTACTGCAACGCGAGTCCGCGCGCTCGGCCGACACCCACCTGCTGCACATGGCGTTCCCGGGTTTCCCCGGCATCGACTTCTATTTCAAGGACGAGGCTGCGCACCCGACCGGCAGCCTCAAGCATCGCCTCGCGCGTTCGCTGTTCCTCTACGCGCTGTGCAACGGGCGGCTGAAACCGGGGCAGGCGGTGGTCGATGCGTCTTCGGGCAGCACCGCGATTTCCGAAGCCTGGTTCGCGCGCCTGCTGGGCCTGCCGTTCACCGCGGTGATGCCGGACTGCACCTCGCCCGGCAAGATCGCCGCGATCCGCTCGCTCGACGGCCATTACGACCTCACCCCGCCCGGCAAATGCACGCAGGAACGCGCACGCGAAATCGCCGCCGACGGCGCCTGCTTCCTCGACCAGTTCGGCCTGGCCGAACGCGCCACCGACTGGCGCGGCAACAACAACATCGCCGAATCCATCATCGGCCAGCTGGAGTGCGAGCCGCATCCGGCGCCGGCGTGGATCGTCTGCGGCGTGGGCACCGGCGGCACCTCGGCCACCCTCGGCCGCTACCTGCGCTATCGCGGTCTGCCCACCCGGCTCTGCGTGGCCGAGCCGACCGGCATGGCCTACGCGCGGGCGTGGCCCACGCATGACCGCGCGGTGCACGTGGAATGCAGCAGCCTGATCGAAGGCATCGGCCGGCAGAACGTGGAGCCGAGCTTCCAGTTCGGCGTGGTCGATGACGTGATCGAAGTGCCGGATGCCGCCTCCATCGCCGCGATGCTGCTGCTGGAGGAGCGACTCGGCTTCCGATACGGCGGCTCGTCGGGCACCAACCTGGTCGCCTGCCTGCAGCTGGCACAGCGGATGCGCGAGGAAGGCCGCAGCGGCAGCATCGTCACCCTGCTCTGCGATCGCGGCGCGCGTTATCGCGAAACGCTCTATGACGAGGCGTGGCGTGCGGCGAAGGGGGTCGATGTCGAACGCTGGCTGCCGGCGCTGCGTGACGCGCTTGATTCCGGCGAATTGCGCGCCGCCTGAGCCGCGATCCTGACGCGGCGTTCAGCTGCAGACATCGCGCTGAAGCCGATGCGGTTACGGTGGAGTCGTACACACGACGCCAAGGAGGACCGCATGCCCGTCACCATCACCAAGGCCCGCGCCGCGAAGCTGCTCAATGTCGCGGAAATGAAGTTGTACGAAGAGAGCCGCGTGCACACGCTGCGTGCGCTGTCGGCCAGCCAGATCGACCGCCGCGTCATCCGCATGCGCGACCTGCGCGACCGCGCGCGTGACCTCCTGCAGCGCCAGCGCGTGGCGATGCGCGAGCGCACCGGCAGCAAGCGCGGCGAAAGCGGCGAGGCCGTGCAGCAGCGCAGCAAGGACAAGATCGAGCTGCTGTCGGACATGTTGAAGCGCTTCGAGGGCCAGCTGAAGATCGCACGCAAGGCCGAGGCCGCCGGCCAGCCGCCGAAGAACGCGCCCAAGCGCCACGCCACCCGCAAGGCGGCGAAAACGCGCGGTACCGCGCCCGGCAAGGACTTCACCGCCGCGCGCATGCGCAGCCGCCGCAAGGACGCCGACGAAGCCGCCGACACCATGCGCGCGCGCAAGAATCCGGCGACGGACGCGTCGGCCGAGGACCTGCCGCTTGCACGCGGCAGCGCGAAGAAGAAGGTCGCGAAGAAAAAGACCGCAGCGAAAAAAGCCGCGGCCAAGAAGGCGGTCACGAAGAAAGCCTTGGCGAAAAAATCCGCGGCAAAGAAAGCACCGGCCAAGAAGACCGCTGTCGCCAAGTCCGCTGTCCCGCCCTTCGCGCCGCAGCCGCCGGCCAGCCCGCTGCCCGGCGGCGACACCGGCGGCAAACGCACCGCCAACCTGAAGGCGCTCAACGAATCCGGCGGCGGCCGGCTGCATGTCGGCTACGCCAACGTGCGCGCGCAGAACATTGCGCTGGAGCAGAAGCTGGAAGCCGGCCGCAAGACGCCGATCCAGGGCCATGTCTCATCGCGTGGCCGACGCAACCAGGGCAAGCGCGACGGCCGCGGCTGAGCCCGCGCTTCCTTCGACCCACAAAAAAGCGCCCTTCCGGGCGCTTTTTCTTCATGCCGATGTCGATGCCGATGCGGCGGCGCTCAGTCCATCCGCCCGAACACCAGCGTCGCGTTGGTGCCGCCGAAGCCGAAGCTGTTCGACATCACCGTATCGAGCTGCGCCTCGCGGGTTTCGCGCAGGATCGGGAAGCCTTCGCAGCGTTCGTCGAGCGCATCGATGTGGTGCGAGGCGGCCATGAAACCGTCGCGCATCATCAGCAGGCAGTAGATCGCCTCGTGCACGCTGGCCGCGCCCAGCGAATGGCCGCTCAGCGCCTTGGTCGACGACAGCGGCGGCACCGCGTCGCCGAACGCCTCGCGCACGGCGGCGAGTTCGGTGACATCGCCCAGCGGCGTCGAGGTGCCATGGGTGTTGAGGTAGTCGATGCGGCGGTCGAGGCCGGCCATCGACATCGTCATGCAGCGCACCGCGCCCTCGCCGCTCGGCGCGACCATGTCGGCACCGTCGCTGGTGACGCCATAGCCGAGCAGTTCGGCATGGATGCGTGCGCCGCGCGCCTTCGCGTGTACGTAGTCCTCCAGCACCAGCATGCCGCCGCCGGAACCGATGACGAAGCCGTCGCGCGCCGCGTCGTACGGCCGCGAGGCGACGGCGGGGGTCTCGTTGAAATGCGTGGACAGCGCGCCCATCGCGTCGAACTGGCAGGTCATGCCCCAGTGCAGTTCCTCGCCGCCACCGGCGAAGACGATGTCCTGCGCGCCGTGGCGGATCAGGTCCGCCGCCGCGCCGATGCAGTGCGCCGAGGTCGCGCAGGCCGCCGACAGCGAATAGCTTACGCCCTTGATCGCGAACGCGGTGGCCAGCGCCGCCGACACCGTGCTGCACATCGTGCGCGGGACCATGTACGGGCCGACCTTGCGCACGCCTTTCTCGCGCATCAGATCACCGGTGGCGATCTGCCATTCCGGCGAGCCGCCACCGGAGCCGGCGATCACGCCGACGCGCGGCTGGCTGATCGAAGCGGCATCGAGCCCCGCATCGACCATGGCCTGCTGCATGGCGACGTGCGCGTAGGCCGCGGCATCGCCCTCGAAGCGCTTCTGCTTGCGGTCGATCAGCGCGTCCAGGTCGATGTCGCAGACGCCGGCCACTTGCGAACGCAGGCCCATCTCCGCGTATTCGGGCACGAAGCGGATGCCGCTGCGGCCCGCGCGCAGGGAAGCCGACACCGCATCGGCATCATTGCCCAGCGGCGAGACGATGCCGAGGCCGGTGACCACGACGCGGCGTTGCGCGGCACTCATCAGAAATCCTCCGTGGACTGGAACAGGCCGACGCGCAGGTCCTTGGCCACGTAGATCTCGCGCCCATCGACCAGGGTGCGGCCGTCGGCGATCACCAGGCGCAGCTTGCCGCGCAGCACGCGGCGGATGTCGATCTCGTACTGCACGACTTTCGCGCTCGGCAGCACCTGGCCGGTGAACTTGACCTCGCCCACGCCCAGCGCGCGGCCACGGCCGGGTTCGCCCAGCCACGGCAGGTAGAAACCGGCGAGCTGCCACATCGCGTCCACGCCCAGGCAGCCCGGCATCACCGGGTCGCCGACGAAATGGCAGCCGAAGAACCAGAGGTCGGGGCTGATGTCGAGTTCGGCACGGATCACGCCCTTGCCGTTGGCGCCGCCGGTCTCGCTGATCTCGGTGATGCGGTCGAACATCAGCATCGGCGGCGCGGGCAGTTTCGCGTTGCCGGGGCCGAAGAGTTCGCCGCGGGCGCAGGCCAGCAGCGCTTCACGGTCGAAGGCGTGGGGTCGTGTCATCGGACCAATCGGGTTCGGGTGACCCGCGAGTGTAGGCAGTGCGGCCCGCAATGCGCGTCGGTATGGACGCGCATGCGTTCAGGCTGCCGGGTTTTCACGGCTTGGCGCTGCCCTTCCATTCCATCTGCAGCCACCATTTGCGGGCATCGCTGCCCAGGCCGTCGGCGCGGTAGTCGGCCACCTTCGCCATCAGGGTGGTGCCCTTGGCGATGGGCCAGCTGAGCGAGGCGTCCAGCTCGTTGCCGTAGCGCCCGCTGCCGGCGTCGGGCCGGTAGTCGTGCCAAGCCATCTGCAGCATCGGCTTGCCGCCATGGCGCTCGTCGGCCACCGCGGCACCCAGCGCGAGATAGCGGTCGTCGAGCCCGCGGGCCGGGGTGGTGGTGAATTTGTCGGCCCAGCCGTTGAAGGCGTGTAGCGTGGCGAGCGGCGTCTGCAGGGCGTGGCGGCCATCGCCCCCCAGGTGCTCCCAACCGGCCTTGGCCTGCCAGCGACCCATCTGCAGGCCCGGTTCCAGCAGCCAGTAATCGTGTTCGAAATGCAGCGGGTTGTTGCCGTGGTCGCGCTGACGGGCGGCTTCGGCGGTCCAGCCGAACTTCGCGCCGGCCACCGGCAGCGCGCCGGTCCAGCGCAGGCCGTGGGTGGCGCTGGAGGCGGCGGCGACATCGCGGTCCTCATGCAGATAGGCGTAGGCGGTGAGCTGCTGCTTCGCGCCCTTGTATTGCGCATGGATCAGATGGGTGTCGAGGCGGCGCTCGCGGGCGAGCGGGTCGAGCGCCTCGTCGCCGTTGACGCGGTGCGCCTTGCCCAGCCACGCGTACTGCAGCGCCCACTGCTGTGAGGGCGCGTACTGCAGGTCGATGGCATCGAAGGTCTGCTCGTTCTGGCGCCAGCCGGAGTTGCCGATGAAGCGCTGGTTGTCGATGAGCAGGCGTTGCCGCCCGAAGGTGGTGTTGAAGCCGTGGCCGCTCCACTTCAGCCAGGCCTGGTTGAGCTCGGCGCCGCGCGGATCGACGACCTGCGGATAGGCGGTGCGGCCGTTCGCGCCGCTGTTGTAATGCTGGTTGCCGATGATGCCTTCGCCTTCGACCAGGCCCTGCCAGCCATGGCCCACCCCGGCACGCAGGCCGGCGCGGGCGCGCAGGGTGTTGGCCTCGGCGTCGCGCGCGAAGGCGGCGTCATCCACCTGTTCGTGGCGCAGGCGCAGGTCCCACTCCAGGGTCAGGTCGGCGGCATGGGCGGCCGGGGCCAGCCCGGCAAGGATGGACAGGCAGATCAGGGTTCTGGAAACGCGGAGGTTCATGGCGGTGCGCCTTGGAAAGTTGCGCGCAGCGTGTGCCTCGCGCGACCGCTCCGCCTTGACCTGCGTCATCGGGAAATACCCGACATCCGCAAAGGTATTTCACTTGACCTGAGTCAGCGCTTTCGTCCACGCTCGGGCGCACCCTGCACCCAGCCAGAAGCCAACCACGGGGAACCCCTGATGAATCGCAAAGCCCTCGCCCTGTTCATCGCCGCCGCCTTGGCGGTGACGGGCTGCAAGCAGAACAACGATGCCGCGCCCGCGGCCGCCGACAACGGCAAGACGGGCTCGGCTGCCGGTGACTTCGGTCCGCCGCAGGGCGAGCCGGTCAAGGCGGTGCTCACCGCGCCGCCGCTGGTACCGCCCGCGACCGGCCGCACCGCACCGGCCAAGGTGATCGTCGAGCTCGACGTCATCGAAAAGGAAATGGAGATCTCCGAAGGCGTCACCTACACCTTCTGGACCTTCGGTGGCACGGTGCCGGGCAGCTTCATCCGCGTGCGCCAGGGCGACACGGTGGAATTCCACCTGCGCAACATGCCCGACAGCAAGATGCCCCACAACATCGACCTGCACGGCGTGACCGGCCCGGGCGGCGGCGCCGCGTCCAGCTTCACCGCGCCGGGCCATGCCTCGCAGTTCTCGTTCAAGGCGCTCAACGCCGGCCTCTACGTCTACCACTGCGCCACCGCGCCGGTCGGCATGCACATCGCCAACGGCATGTACGGCCTGATCCTGGTCGAGCCGCCGGAAGGGCTGCCTAAGGTGGACAAGGAGTACTACGTGATGCAGGGCGACTTCTACACGGTCGGCAAGTATCGCGAGAAGGGCCACCAGGCCTTCGACATGGAAAAGGCCATCGAGGAGCATCCGACCTACGTGCTGTTCAACGGCATGGAAGGCTCGATGACCAACGAGAAGGCGCTCACCACCAAGGTCGGCGAGACCGTGCGCCTGTACGTGGGCAACGGTGGTCCCAACCTGGTGTCGAGCTTCCACGTGATCGGCGAGATCTTCGACAAGGTCTGGTACGAAGGCGGCAAGCACTATCAGGAAAACGTGCAGACCACGCTGATCCCGGCCGGTGGCG encodes the following:
- a CDS encoding NnrS family protein; the encoded protein is MDTSPTPPLSPSLLARAPHRLLFFVGAVNVLLAMLWWACWLIDARWNLGHLPASSIAPGWVHAIVMQYQLLPPFMFGFLLTTFPKWTGQPDLKRWHYLPVGIGLLGGQVAVIAGMLLGLDAWVQMGLFMATAGWGYGIVQLLRVLLAERRAGKGPTWHAWSCFAALALGFIGLLCVLAFLHSGNALWMFAAIKIGTFGLLLPVYFTVAHRMFPFFAGNVVAGYRPWRPFWVLGAMWPLLLAHLVLELFHAYPLLWLVDMPLLALTGFVLYRWWPRGNAPGLLWVLFIGFAWLPLAFTLYSMQSLLYAATGEFMFGRGPAHALFIGFFGSLLVAMVTRVTQGHSGRPLAMPKSGWFAFAVLQLVAVLRVLSEMLPDPGFWHAVAAVGWLLAFLPWVLRSAGIYLRPRIDGRPG
- a CDS encoding SirB2 family protein; the encoded protein is MIEFYPQIKMLHIALVLLSGALFALRGGAALLGMRWPRHVAVRYTSYTIDTFLLTSAAMLATILPRALFANGWLTVKLLLVVAYIVLGVMAMRASLSRGARVAFYIAALAVFAFILGIARLHSPWGWLAPYLA
- a CDS encoding pyridoxal phosphate-dependent decarboxylase family protein; this translates as MTGLRTAGGMLDACFLGPYGENDALLEKLVVEFLRDHVYWRRNFHPEDPPAIPTDAAFDPGYRAFEARLRRELHALSAQLKKSVPFHSPRYIGHMASDLLLPGIAAQILTLPYNPNNVSEDAAPVTVDMEVEVGLQLARMVGYPHDPDVDVCAFGHLTSGGTLANYQALRMALALKAFPVALRAAGVPEIGVPDDDWAAFNLGSAAGTELVAKWKKWLAALPPREHRAWKAKVEAERIERRGLVDFFATHAQLKSPWVLAPITAHYSWSKGMKLLGLGRAQLKLMPERDMRLDIDALRDTLATCARDHQPVLMAVGVFGTTEYGTVDPIDGLVDARDAALADGLGFSVHVDAAWGGYLATVFRNEDGSLRTRDEVAAGFSHFPRPEVHAAVAALGRTDSITIDPHKLGYLPYGAGAFLCRDHRAMPLLAESADYVFHDHALRGYRARYRNLGQFIPEGSKPGANVAAVYVTHKVLPLDHGNFGQLPAQTVQSAEAFHAAALAFAERVRERATVIVPFPPDSNLVCVAFNPAGNRDIAGANAFARRLHDELRVDPGTPLQDRSFFGSVTMLRPEALGEAGMRRILDALGLEDGPDEDGEHHLVILRHTLMNPWLIDHHNGISYIDLYFRHLEQRIAALLPAR
- a CDS encoding PLP-dependent cysteine synthase family protein, translating into MNATDERSWVASAIAVLQRESARSADTHLLHMAFPGFPGIDFYFKDEAAHPTGSLKHRLARSLFLYALCNGRLKPGQAVVDASSGSTAISEAWFARLLGLPFTAVMPDCTSPGKIAAIRSLDGHYDLTPPGKCTQERAREIAADGACFLDQFGLAERATDWRGNNNIAESIIGQLECEPHPAPAWIVCGVGTGGTSATLGRYLRYRGLPTRLCVAEPTGMAYARAWPTHDRAVHVECSSLIEGIGRQNVEPSFQFGVVDDVIEVPDAASIAAMLLLEERLGFRYGGSSGTNLVACLQLAQRMREEGRSGSIVTLLCDRGARYRETLYDEAWRAAKGVDVERWLPALRDALDSGELRAA
- the fabB gene encoding beta-ketoacyl-ACP synthase I, which translates into the protein MSAAQRRVVVTGLGIVSPLGNDADAVSASLRAGRSGIRFVPEYAEMGLRSQVAGVCDIDLDALIDRKQKRFEGDAAAYAHVAMQQAMVDAGLDAASISQPRVGVIAGSGGGSPEWQIATGDLMREKGVRKVGPYMVPRTMCSTVSAALATAFAIKGVSYSLSAACATSAHCIGAAADLIRHGAQDIVFAGGGEELHWGMTCQFDAMGALSTHFNETPAVASRPYDAARDGFVIGSGGGMLVLEDYVHAKARGARIHAELLGYGVTSDGADMVAPSGEGAVRCMTMSMAGLDRRIDYLNTHGTSTPLGDVTELAAVREAFGDAVPPLSSTKALSGHSLGAASVHEAIYCLLMMRDGFMAASHHIDALDERCEGFPILRETREAQLDTVMSNSFGFGGTNATLVFGRMD
- the fabA gene encoding 3-hydroxyacyl-[acyl-carrier-protein] dehydratase FabA → MTRPHAFDREALLACARGELFGPGNAKLPAPPMLMFDRITEISETGGANGKGVIRAELDISPDLWFFGCHFVGDPVMPGCLGVDAMWQLAGFYLPWLGEPGRGRALGVGEVKFTGQVLPSAKVVQYEIDIRRVLRGKLRLVIADGRTLVDGREIYVAKDLRVGLFQSTEDF
- a CDS encoding alginate export family protein, which translates into the protein MNLRVSRTLICLSILAGLAPAAHAADLTLEWDLRLRHEQVDDAAFARDAEANTLRARAGLRAGVGHGWQGLVEGEGIIGNQHYNSGANGRTAYPQVVDPRGAELNQAWLKWSGHGFNTTFGRQRLLIDNQRFIGNSGWRQNEQTFDAIDLQYAPSQQWALQYAWLGKAHRVNGDEALDPLARERRLDTHLIHAQYKGAKQQLTAYAYLHEDRDVAAASSATHGLRWTGALPVAGAKFGWTAEAARQRDHGNNPLHFEHDYWLLEPGLQMGRWQAKAGWEHLGGDGRHALQTPLATLHAFNGWADKFTTTPARGLDDRYLALGAAVADERHGGKPMLQMAWHDYRPDAGSGRYGNELDASLSWPIAKGTTLMAKVADYRADGLGSDARKWWLQMEWKGSAKP
- the nirK gene encoding copper-containing nitrite reductase gives rise to the protein MNRKALALFIAAALAVTGCKQNNDAAPAAADNGKTGSAAGDFGPPQGEPVKAVLTAPPLVPPATGRTAPAKVIVELDVIEKEMEISEGVTYTFWTFGGTVPGSFIRVRQGDTVEFHLRNMPDSKMPHNIDLHGVTGPGGGAASSFTAPGHASQFSFKALNAGLYVYHCATAPVGMHIANGMYGLILVEPPEGLPKVDKEYYVMQGDFYTVGKYREKGHQAFDMEKAIEEHPTYVLFNGMEGSMTNEKALTTKVGETVRLYVGNGGPNLVSSFHVIGEIFDKVWYEGGKHYQENVQTTLIPAGGAAMMDFHMDVPGSYVLVDHSIFRAFNKGALAILKADGAENKSIYSGKEVDEVYLGDKAAGVQSGAVAAATKTAASSASGLSTKEERIAAGKTLFNGTCSTCHGQNGDGMAGVFPPLANSDYIKASPGRVPEIILHGLQGPVKVNGKDYNSIMPPMSQLTDDEVAALSTYVLNSWGNPGGDVTKADAAKARAAKPANASEGH